TTCCAGGGGCTCTGATGGCAACCGGAGGCAACGCGATCCGAGGCACCCGCGTGGGTGCCGGACCCATGGGCGAGCAGGACCACGGCTTCCACGCCGACCGCATCGCCGTCTCGTACTGGGACGCGATGGGCAACGAGACGGTCCGGTACTTCGCCGCGGGCATCCCCGAGGAGGAGATCCCCGAGGTGATCGACTCGCCGCACACCGGCCTTCCCGCCGGGCGCGACAAGGAGAACCCGCCGGCGGTGGCGAAGACCGAGCCGTACAAGACGCACCTGGCGTACGTGAAGGAGCGTCGCAGCGACGAAGAGGCCGAGGAGCTTCTCGACGACGCGCTCAAGCAGCTGCGCGAGCGTCGCGGTCAGGAGTAGGTCGAGACCTCAGCAACACGAACAGGAAGAGCGGATGCCCGGAGGCATCCGCTCTTCCTGTATCCGGCTCTCGGCTCAGTACTCCTGGTCGATGAGCTCGGGCGGAACCTTGGCGGCGGCGGCCCGGTCGACGAAGAAGACCGTGCGGCGACGGCCTTTCGCGCCGCCCGCGGGCACGCTGAGGTAGCTGGCGCCGGCCAGCGCGAGTCCGAGCGCCGCGGCCTTGTCCTCGCCGGCGAGCACCATCCACACGCGCAGCGAGGAGTTGATGACCGGTCGCGTCATCGTCACCCGCTCGGGCGGAGGCTTGGGGGATTCGCGCACCGGGACGACGGAGCGGTCGACGATCTGGATCTCGGGGCGGTCGGGGAACAGCGACGCGATGTGGGCGTCGGGCCCGACCCCGAGGAAGCACACCACGAACGTCGGCCACGGGTGGTCCGGCGTCCCGAAGGCGGCCAGCTCCCGCGCGTACTGCTCGGCCGCCGTGTCGAGATCGACGCCGTCGTCGCTGCCCGCGGCGGAGTGGATGTTCTCCGCGGGGATGTCGATGTGGTTCAGCAGCGCACCGCGGGCGAGGACATCGTTGCGATCGGCGTGTCCACGCGGCACGAAGCGCTCGTCGCTCCACCAGAAGTGGACGAGCGACCAGTCGATCTCGTGGACACGGGGGTGACGGGCCGCCGCCGCGAGCACCGCGCCGCCCATGCTGCCGCCGGTGAGCGAGATGTGGGCCTGGCGCCCGTTCGCGACGCGCTTGCGGACCCTGGTGAGGAACCGGGAAGCGACGGATTCGGCCAGCGTTCCGGGGTCGGGTGCGATGACGACCCGCTTCTCAGCCCACACTTCCGTCATACTGCTCGTCCTACGCCTCCCGCGTCGTCGGCGGGTCCAGCAGATCCCACCCCTCGGTGATGACTCGACCATACAGGAGGTCGGGATCCAGGCGACGCAGCTCCTCCGCCAGGCACTCGCGCAGCGTGCGGCGCGGGAAGGCGAGCTCGTGGCTGGGCTGGCCGGGCTGCGTGAGGATCGCCAGACCGGGGCTCGGCCGCTCGAGCAGCACCTCGCCGCTCGCGCGCGTCAGGGCCACCGACTTGATGCCGTGCGGCCAGTCGTCGGCGTCGAGGTACTCCCACTCCACCGGCACGTCGAGGGCGACGCGCAGCCACGCCGCGAGCAGCGCCGTCGAGGGCGAATCCGCCGCGCCGCGCACGCGCACCGACGTGACCGTCTCGTACGGCGGCTGATCGAGGATCGCCGCGAGCTGCTCCCGCCAGCGCGTCAGGCGCGTCCACGCCAGGTCGGTGTCGCCGGGCGCGTACGTCTCGCCGAGATGGCTCACCCATGCCGAGGGATCGGTCTTGGTGGCGGCATCCGTGATGCGGCGCTGTGCGATGCGGCCGATCGTGGTCGCGGACGGCTCGGGCGGCGTCTCGTTCGGCCACCACACCACGACGGGCGCATCCGGCAGCAGCAGTCCGGTCACGAGGGACTCGAGGTTCGACCGGGCGGCCTCGCCGCGCACCTGCAGCGTCACGACCTCGCTGGCGCCGGCGTCGCCGCCGACGCGGATCTGCGCGTCCAGACGGGCATCCGGGGCATCGGGCTCGCTGATCATGAGCACGATGACCCGCATGGGGTGCTCGCGCGAGGCGTCGTTGGCGGCCTCGATGGCCTCTTCCATCGCCCCCTGGCGCGTGATGATGATGAGCGTCAGCACGCGCCCGAGCGCGACGGCGCCGCCCTCCTCGCGCACGCTCACGAGAGCCCGCGAGATCTTGCTGACGTTGGTGTCGGGCAGGTCGACGATCACGGGCGCCTCCAAGCGCGTCCGTCGCGGGCGAGCATCTCGTGCGAGGATGCGGGGCCCCACGATCCGGGTGAGTACTGTTCGAGCGGGCCGCCCTGGGACTCCCAGAAGCGCTCGATCGGGTCGAGGATCTTCCACGAGAGCTCGACCTCTTCATGGCGCGGGAACAGCGGCGGATCGCCGAGCAGCACGTCGAGGATGAGGCGCTCGTAGGCCTCGGGGCTCGCCTCGGTGAACGCGTGGCCGTAGCCGAAGTCCATGGTCACATCGCGCACCTGGGCGCTGGCCCCCGGCACCTTCGAGCCGAAGCGGATCGTGACGCCCTCGTCCGGCTGCACGCGGATCACGAGGGCGTTCTGGCCCTGTCCCGAGCGGTCGCTGCGCGAGAACAGCATCTCGGGCGCGCTCTTGAAGACGACGGCGACCTCGGTGACGCGGCGTCCGAGGCGCTTGCCGGTGCGCAGGTAGAAGGGGACGCCGGCCCAGCGGCGCGTGTTGACCTCGAGCGTGATCGCCGCGTAGGTCTCGGTCGTGGACTGCGGGTCCATGCCGTCCTCGTCGAGGAAGCCGCGGACCTTCTCGCCGCCCTGCCACCCGCCGGCGTACTGACCGCGCGACGTGGACTGCGCCAGGTCGCCCGGCAGCGTCACGGCCGCGAGCACCTTCTCCTTCTCGCTGCGCAGGTGCGCGGCGTCGAACGAGATCGGCTCCTCCATCGCCGTCAGGGCCATGAGCTGCAGCAGGTGGTTCTGGATGACGTCGCGCGCCGCGCCGATGCCGTCGTAGTAGCCCGCGCGGCCGCCGACGCCGATGTCCTCGGCCATCGTGATCTGCACGTGGTCGACGTAGTTGCGGTTCCAGATGGGCTCGTACAGCTCGTTGGCGAACCGCAGGGCCAGGATGTTCTGGACCGTCTCCTTGCCGAGGTAGTGGTCGATGCGGAAGATCGAGTCCGCCGGGAACGCCGAGCGCAGCGCATCGTTGAGCGAGCGCGCCGTCTCGAGGTCGCTGCCGAACGGCTTCTCGATGACCACGCGCCGCCACCGCTCCGGCTGATCGGCGGTGTCGTCGACCAGACCGGAGTTCTTCAGCTGCTCGGCGACCAGCGGGAAGTCGCGCGGCGGGATCGAGAGGTAGAACGCGTGATTGCCCATGGTGCCGCGCTCGGTGTCGAGCTTCTCGACCGTCTCGCGCAGGCGCGTGAAGGCGGCCGGGTCGTCGAACTCGCCCGAGACGAAGCGGATGCCCTGGAGGAGCTGCTTCCAGGTCTCCTCGCGGAACTCGGTGCGCGCGTTCTGCTTGACCGCGTCGTGCACGACCTTGGCGAAGTCCTGGTCGTCCCAGTCGCGACGGGCG
This region of Microbacterium thalassium genomic DNA includes:
- a CDS encoding RNA polymerase-binding protein RbpA — its product is MATGGNAIRGTRVGAGPMGEQDHGFHADRIAVSYWDAMGNETVRYFAAGIPEEEIPEVIDSPHTGLPAGRDKENPPAVAKTEPYKTHLAYVKERRSDEEAEELLDDALKQLRERRGQE
- the pgl gene encoding 6-phosphogluconolactonase translates to MTEVWAEKRVVIAPDPGTLAESVASRFLTRVRKRVANGRQAHISLTGGSMGGAVLAAAARHPRVHEIDWSLVHFWWSDERFVPRGHADRNDVLARGALLNHIDIPAENIHSAAGSDDGVDLDTAAEQYARELAAFGTPDHPWPTFVVCFLGVGPDAHIASLFPDRPEIQIVDRSVVPVRESPKPPPERVTMTRPVINSSLRVWMVLAGEDKAAALGLALAGASYLSVPAGGAKGRRRTVFFVDRAAAAKVPPELIDQEY
- a CDS encoding glucose-6-phosphate dehydrogenase assembly protein OpcA gives rise to the protein MIVDLPDTNVSKISRALVSVREEGGAVALGRVLTLIIITRQGAMEEAIEAANDASREHPMRVIVLMISEPDAPDARLDAQIRVGGDAGASEVVTLQVRGEAARSNLESLVTGLLLPDAPVVVWWPNETPPEPSATTIGRIAQRRITDAATKTDPSAWVSHLGETYAPGDTDLAWTRLTRWREQLAAILDQPPYETVTSVRVRGAADSPSTALLAAWLRVALDVPVEWEYLDADDWPHGIKSVALTRASGEVLLERPSPGLAILTQPGQPSHELAFPRRTLRECLAEELRRLDPDLLYGRVITEGWDLLDPPTTREA
- the zwf gene encoding glucose-6-phosphate dehydrogenase, which produces MTVEISRGRNPLRDPEDRRLNRIAGPSALVIFGVTGDLSRKKLMPAVYDLANRGLLPPGFALVGFARRDWDDQDFAKVVHDAVKQNARTEFREETWKQLLQGIRFVSGEFDDPAAFTRLRETVEKLDTERGTMGNHAFYLSIPPRDFPLVAEQLKNSGLVDDTADQPERWRRVVIEKPFGSDLETARSLNDALRSAFPADSIFRIDHYLGKETVQNILALRFANELYEPIWNRNYVDHVQITMAEDIGVGGRAGYYDGIGAARDVIQNHLLQLMALTAMEEPISFDAAHLRSEKEKVLAAVTLPGDLAQSTSRGQYAGGWQGGEKVRGFLDEDGMDPQSTTETYAAITLEVNTRRWAGVPFYLRTGKRLGRRVTEVAVVFKSAPEMLFSRSDRSGQGQNALVIRVQPDEGVTIRFGSKVPGASAQVRDVTMDFGYGHAFTEASPEAYERLILDVLLGDPPLFPRHEEVELSWKILDPIERFWESQGGPLEQYSPGSWGPASSHEMLARDGRAWRRP